Proteins co-encoded in one Paracoccus sp. MBLB3053 genomic window:
- a CDS encoding GIY-YIG nuclease family protein: MTAYAYVLGCHASDGYRTYVGWTLDLERRLAEHNSGTALGAKSTRGRRWILIYAERLPTRSEAMSREWHLKRDRRLRRELARGAQGFS, translated from the coding sequence ATGACGGCCTACGCCTATGTTCTCGGTTGCCACGCTAGCGATGGTTACCGCACTTATGTCGGGTGGACCCTGGATCTCGAGCGACGTCTGGCAGAGCACAATTCCGGTACAGCGCTCGGTGCCAAATCGACGCGTGGGCGAAGATGGATCCTGATCTACGCCGAGCGCTTGCCAACGCGAAGCGAGGCGATGAGCCGGGAATGGCACCTGAAGCGCGACCGGCGACTGCGCAGGGAATTGGCCCGAGGCGCTCAGGGCTTCAGCTGA
- a CDS encoding LysR family transcriptional regulator, producing the protein METLANLESFVKSAESASFSEAARRLSLTPAAVSRNVAMLERNLGVRLFQRSTRKLVLTEAGERFLQSIGGNLDALQTAIADVSSGASEPAGVLKVSLSPTFGAEFILPLLPELMRRHPLIRPEWHFENRHVDLAAEGYDVAIGAGFELTPGMVARTLAPAHIIAVAAPGYTAGRTLPSEPEDLSRLDGIAMRSLRTGRLRQWVMRNVAGTEKAAPLPDTIILNDPAAMREAAKLGLGVALLAVPDVLRDLENGSLIRLLPHWFADAGAISLYYVSRTLLPAKTRVFVDLVAETFSREQLAERFAGSLASEG; encoded by the coding sequence ATGGAAACCCTCGCCAATCTGGAAAGCTTCGTCAAAAGCGCTGAATCCGCGAGTTTCTCGGAAGCGGCGCGACGCTTGTCCCTAACGCCGGCCGCCGTCAGCCGCAATGTCGCGATGCTGGAGCGCAATCTGGGTGTGCGACTATTCCAGCGCTCTACCCGCAAACTGGTCCTGACCGAGGCGGGGGAAAGGTTCTTGCAATCGATCGGCGGCAATCTCGACGCATTGCAGACGGCGATTGCCGATGTCTCCTCCGGGGCCTCCGAGCCTGCCGGGGTGCTGAAGGTCAGCCTGAGCCCGACATTTGGTGCAGAATTCATTCTGCCGCTGCTGCCCGAACTGATGCGCCGCCACCCGCTGATCCGCCCGGAATGGCATTTCGAGAACCGCCATGTTGATCTGGCTGCCGAAGGCTATGACGTGGCCATCGGCGCGGGGTTTGAGCTGACGCCCGGGATGGTTGCCCGCACACTTGCGCCCGCGCATATCATCGCGGTTGCCGCGCCGGGTTACACGGCCGGTCGCACCCTTCCAAGTGAGCCCGAGGATCTGTCGCGGTTGGACGGGATAGCGATGCGCTCGCTGCGGACGGGTAGGCTGCGGCAATGGGTGATGCGGAATGTGGCTGGGACCGAGAAGGCAGCACCGCTTCCCGACACCATCATCCTCAACGATCCCGCCGCCATGCGCGAGGCAGCAAAGCTGGGCCTTGGCGTGGCGCTGCTGGCTGTGCCCGACGTTCTGCGCGATCTGGAAAACGGCAGCCTGATCCGGTTGCTGCCGCATTGGTTTGCCGATGCCGGGGCAATCTCGCTTTACTACGTGTCGCGGACCTTGCTGCCGGCCAAGACCCGCGTTTTTGTCGACCTCGTTGCCGAGACGTTTAGCCGTGAGCAACTGGCCGAGCGCTTCGCGGGCAGCCTCGCTTCAGAAGGGTAG
- a CDS encoding SDR family NAD(P)-dependent oxidoreductase, protein MTLTLAGKTALVTGGSRSIGAMIAKRLAADGAAVALTYSASPERAAEVVAEIEAEGGKALAIAADAGDPEAVRAAVTRTIETFGSIDILVNNAGLGLGGPIEEIPFETYQRMIAVNVTGVFVATQEAARHMKPGGRIIQIGSSMTRYAGFPNASLYTLTKGAITGFNRSLVRDLGPKGITVNTVHPGPTDTDMNPADGPVAKIVGPGMAIGRYGQPSEIANVVAFLASPEAAFVTGAEIVADGGLTA, encoded by the coding sequence ATGACCCTCACCCTTGCTGGAAAAACTGCCCTCGTCACCGGCGGCTCGCGCTCGATTGGCGCGATGATTGCGAAAAGACTGGCTGCCGATGGCGCGGCGGTCGCCCTGACCTATAGTGCCTCGCCCGAGCGCGCCGCGGAGGTCGTCGCCGAGATCGAGGCCGAGGGCGGCAAAGCCCTGGCCATCGCTGCGGATGCGGGCGATCCCGAGGCCGTCCGCGCTGCCGTGACCCGGACGATTGAGACCTTCGGCAGCATCGACATTCTCGTGAACAACGCTGGTCTCGGCCTTGGCGGTCCGATCGAGGAAATCCCTTTCGAGACCTATCAGCGCATGATCGCAGTCAATGTCACCGGAGTCTTCGTCGCGACCCAAGAGGCCGCGCGGCACATGAAACCCGGCGGGCGGATTATCCAGATCGGCTCGTCAATGACCCGCTACGCGGGTTTTCCGAACGCCTCGCTTTACACCCTGACCAAAGGCGCGATCACCGGCTTCAATCGCAGCCTTGTTCGGGATCTGGGACCGAAGGGGATCACCGTCAACACCGTCCACCCGGGCCCCACCGATACCGACATGAACCCGGCCGATGGCCCGGTTGCCAAGATCGTCGGTCCCGGCATGGCGATCGGCCGCTACGGCCAACCATCCGAGATTGCCAATGTCGTCGCCTTCCTCGCCAGCCCCGAGGC